From a single Sebastes umbrosus isolate fSebUmb1 chromosome 17, fSebUmb1.pri, whole genome shotgun sequence genomic region:
- the LOC119476028 gene encoding glycine receptor subunit alpha-4-like encodes MKLPSRAAKPPSPSDFLDKLMGRTSGYDARIRPNFKGPPVNVTCNIFINSFGSITETTMDYRLNVFLRQQWNDPRLAYKEYPDDSLDLDPSMLDSIWKPDLFFANEKGANFHEVTTDNKLLRIFQNGNVLYSIRLTLTLSCPMDLKNFPMDSQTCTMQLESFGYTMNDLIFEWLDMGALQVADDLTLPQFVLKEEKGLGYCTKHYNTGKFTCIEVKFYLERQMGYYLIQMYIPSLLTVILSWVSFWINMDAAPARVGLGITTVLTMTTQSSGSRASLPKVSYVKAIDIWMAVCLLFVFAALLEYAAVNFVSRQHKEFFRLRKKLKEQQRQRTQGSGDSKGKGKNMSGNNAPHGNTAQQCTACAREEELAQQGLLFQSFGLTLAAGGAPEMDAPVFADLPPGLGFYDIRRRFVDRAKRIDTIARAVFPMSFLMFNVLYWLTYKVLRHEDLLATL; translated from the exons ATGAAGCTCCCCAGCAGGGCAGCTAAGCCCCCCTCTCCATCTGACTTTCTGGATAAACTGATGGGAAGAACATCTGGCTACGATGCTCGCATCAGACCAAACTTCAAAG GTCCTCCTGTCAACGTCACCTGTAACATCTTCATCAACAGCTTCGGATCCATCACTGAAACAACCATG GACTACCGGCTCAATGTATTTCTGCGACAGCAGTGGAATGACCCTCGACTGGCATATAAGGAGTATCCAGATGACTCTCTGGACCTGGACCCTTCCATGTTGGACTCCATTTGGAAACCTGACCTgttctttgcaaatgaaaaggGAGCAAACTTCCACGAGGTCACAACAGACAACAAACTGCTTCGGATATTCCAGAATGGAAATGTCCTCTACAGCATCAg GCTGACCCTTACCCTCTCGTGTCCCATGGATCTGAAAAACTTCCCCATGGACAGCCAGACGTGTACGATGCAGCTCGAAAGCT TTGGCTACACCATGAATGATCTTATTTTTGAATGGCTGGATATGGGAGCGCTGCAGGTGGCGGACGATCTGACGCTCCCTCAGTTTGTGCTGAAAGAGGAGAAAGGCCTCGGCTACTGCACCAAGCACTACAACACAG GTAAATTCACCTGCATTGAGGTCAAATTCTACCTGGAGCGTCAGATGGGCTACTACCTGATCCAGATGTACATACCGAGCCTGCTCACCGTCATCCTGTCCTGGGTGTCCTTCTGGATCAACATGGATGCGGCTCCGGCCAGAGTGGGACTGGGGATCACTACAGTGCTCACCATGACGACGCAGAGCTCTGGCTCCAGGGCCTCCCTGCCAAAG GTGTCCTATGTGAAAGCTATAGACATCTGGATGGCGGTGTGTCTTCTTTTCGTGTTTGCTGCACTACTGGAGTATGCGGCCGTTAATTTTGTTTCACGGCAGCACAAGGAGTTCTTCAGACTGAGGAAGAAGCTCAAAGAGCAACAGCGGCAGAGAACT CAGGGAAGCGGTGACAGTAAGGGGAAAGGAAAAAACATGTCAGGCAACAATGCTCCTCATGGGAACACAGCCCAGCAGTGCACTGCCTGTGCCAGG GAGGAGGAGCTTGCACAGCAGGGTTTACTCTTCCAGAGTTTTGGACTTACACTGGCGGCAGGAGGTGCACCGGAAATGGATGCACCAGTCTTTGCTGATTTACCTCCCGGTTTAGGTTTCTATGACATCCGCAGGCGCTTTGTGGATCGGGCAAAAAGGATTGATACCATCGCCCGAGCTGTTTTCCCCATGAGTTTCCTCATGTTTAACGTCCTCTACTGGCTGACCTATAAAGTTCTACGACATGAAGACCTTCTAGCCACACTGTGA